One Parageobacillus sp. KH3-4 genomic region harbors:
- a CDS encoding polysaccharide pyruvyl transferase family protein, which produces MKIGIIGNYGHNNNGDEAILTGILKQLIEELSIPNEDIIVFSNNPKDTEQRYGVQAVPIFHRKGPLLFSIMKTLKENYLIMRNLDVIIVGGGGILMDLYKWDGPLYATLGLLGHYAGCKVIVYGVGVGPIETKLGAFFIKQLSQKACCLSVRDEQSKRLLQVLGVKRDIHVIGDPALYLAAPNKKRESHFVQKVAVTAVPYYNGKYWPTSNEQKYSNYVTGMAKNLDQLIEKKNVAVTFFSTKYPQDVQVTKDIASLMKHSDRVTIIDENLHPNDIVTLCASHDLVIGTRLHSLILAVVAKTPIIGIGYHPKVYHFLSFISQTDRYVSVEALGMEPASIVQIVEKMEKKWVDIQRETRQIAEQMREKAGEGIELLRLSGEKHVR; this is translated from the coding sequence ATGAAGATAGGTATTATTGGAAACTATGGTCACAATAACAATGGAGATGAGGCAATTTTAACAGGAATTTTAAAACAGTTGATAGAAGAGTTGTCCATCCCTAACGAAGATATTATCGTTTTTAGCAACAATCCCAAGGACACAGAACAACGATACGGGGTTCAAGCAGTCCCTATTTTTCACCGCAAAGGCCCTCTCCTGTTTTCTATCATGAAAACATTAAAAGAAAATTATTTGATTATGAGAAATCTCGACGTCATCATTGTGGGTGGCGGCGGGATTCTCATGGATTTGTATAAATGGGACGGTCCATTATACGCTACTCTTGGATTATTAGGACACTACGCAGGATGCAAAGTGATTGTTTACGGAGTGGGAGTGGGGCCGATTGAAACGAAGCTAGGAGCCTTTTTCATTAAACAATTATCCCAAAAAGCCTGCTGCCTTTCCGTTCGAGATGAGCAATCGAAACGGCTGTTGCAGGTGCTCGGGGTGAAAAGGGACATACATGTCATCGGTGATCCAGCACTTTATTTGGCCGCTCCGAATAAAAAACGAGAATCGCATTTTGTTCAAAAAGTAGCCGTTACCGCTGTGCCATATTATAATGGAAAATATTGGCCTACTTCGAATGAACAAAAGTACTCCAATTACGTTACTGGAATGGCGAAAAATTTAGATCAACTTATTGAGAAAAAGAACGTGGCTGTTACGTTTTTTTCAACGAAATACCCCCAGGATGTGCAAGTTACAAAGGATATTGCCTCATTAATGAAACATAGCGATCGTGTCACTATTATTGATGAAAATTTGCATCCAAATGATATTGTCACTCTTTGTGCTTCCCATGATCTTGTGATTGGAACGCGGCTGCATTCATTGATTTTGGCGGTTGTCGCAAAAACCCCAATCATTGGTATTGGCTATCATCCGAAAGTTTATCATTTTTTATCGTTTATCAGCCAGACAGATCGCTATGTTTCTGTCGAAGCGCTAGGAATGGAACCAGCTTCGATTGTGCAGATCGTAGAGAAAATGGAGAAAAAATGGGTGGACATCCAGCGCGAAACGAGGCAAATAGCTGAACAAATGAGGGAAAAAGCAGGGGAAGGCATTGAATTGCTGCGCTTAAGTGGTGAGAAACATGTCCGGTAA
- a CDS encoding glycosyltransferase, whose translation MSGKKVLVLSNMYPTETAKSFGIFVKNQVEALRGRGLHVDVIAVTNPRNDKVNVLTKYILWFLRTLIHCVTKGRGYDVVHAHYVFPTGMLGLWYKKWWKAKLIVTAHGGDIDRMANKSGRIRQWTTTILREADHVIAVGHKLAEQIRNEFGVPEENISVINMGVNRRIFQPLDKDEARKRCGIDEHEIPILFVGNIIRQKGLVELVEAFSKLKKAYPSVSLYMIGAKKDNAFYHELIHRVKEAEINDVHILDAMDQKDVAVWMAAAEMFVLPSHLEGFGLVALEAMSCHTPVVGSRVGGLAYLLGDGAGVLVEPGNPDSLFEGMKKMLDDATLRKQLIQKGEARAQENDQERIIDQILQLYDHV comes from the coding sequence ATGTCCGGTAAAAAGGTATTAGTGTTAAGCAACATGTATCCAACAGAAACGGCAAAGTCATTTGGCATTTTTGTGAAAAATCAAGTGGAAGCTCTTCGCGGCCGCGGGCTGCATGTGGATGTTATTGCTGTAACGAATCCGCGCAATGACAAGGTAAATGTCCTAACGAAATATATTTTGTGGTTTCTTCGGACGTTGATTCATTGTGTGACAAAAGGCCGAGGTTATGATGTTGTTCACGCTCATTACGTTTTCCCTACAGGAATGTTGGGATTATGGTATAAAAAATGGTGGAAGGCGAAGTTGATTGTGACTGCTCATGGCGGGGACATTGACCGAATGGCCAACAAAAGCGGAAGGATTCGGCAATGGACAACGACCATTTTGCGGGAGGCGGACCATGTCATTGCGGTGGGGCACAAACTTGCCGAGCAGATTCGCAATGAATTCGGCGTTCCTGAAGAAAACATCTCTGTGATTAATATGGGCGTAAACCGCCGCATATTTCAGCCGCTGGATAAAGATGAAGCGAGAAAACGCTGCGGGATCGACGAACATGAGATTCCGATTTTATTTGTTGGAAATATTATTCGCCAAAAAGGACTAGTCGAATTGGTTGAGGCATTTTCGAAATTGAAAAAAGCATACCCTTCTGTATCGCTCTATATGATTGGCGCTAAAAAGGATAACGCCTTTTATCATGAACTCATTCATCGCGTGAAGGAAGCGGAAATCAACGATGTACATATATTGGACGCGATGGATCAGAAGGATGTAGCAGTGTGGATGGCCGCTGCAGAGATGTTTGTTTTGCCTTCACATTTAGAAGGATTTGGATTGGTGGCGTTAGAGGCGATGTCTTGCCATACGCCTGTTGTCGGAAGCCGTGTTGGCGGATTAGCTTATTTGCTTGGTGATGGGGCAGGTGTGCTTGTGGAGCCTGGCAATCCAGACTCCTTATTCGAGGGAATGAAAAAAATGCTTGATGATGCTACTCTTCGGAAACAGCTGATTCAAAAAGGAGAGGCGCGTGCCCAAGAAAATGATCAGGAGAGAATCATTGACCAGATTCTTCAGCTTTACGATCATGTTTAA
- the murJ gene encoding murein biosynthesis integral membrane protein MurJ, with translation MNRKRLFQIIGVVTVINILSRFFGFVREVMIGYHFGTSSLADSVVLAYTIPNFLYLVLGGAVTTAYISIYSKMANDTEKQRFHNTVFTYMLIFLLLLTAGLMLFSKPIVAFFFSGLAGSQLMMTSQLFVITAPSALFLVFSMWFSGILNAQNQFYGAAVATLVNNGMFVLLVVLLYPFCGIYAYGWGAVASAAVMLMILFVQLRKNNLHCFRFQLVSTEPEYIARMLKIAIPVLFGGATLQLYIFIQRMFASQLEAGYVAALNYALKFVQLPQVILMTSVTTVIYPMLAKKTAEKDYDGISSIFFRGLKSLFMIIIPVSIFVYFYAEEMVKLIFEYGSFTAQSTKMTAMMLKIFIIGMFAQAANLFVTRFFYAMEKSLVPVATGIISVFGVNILIIKLFIGKYGADAVAWGTTISAIVQFLMLIVASVVQLRLQPKKETQWLRLFLYAICATIAASMIRKYVDFHNHIANISIGGLTFFLFSFLLLKSFRLMSFQRLPMMK, from the coding sequence GTGAACAGAAAACGTCTGTTTCAAATTATTGGTGTTGTCACTGTTATTAACATATTGTCACGGTTTTTCGGTTTTGTGCGTGAAGTGATGATTGGATATCATTTTGGCACGTCCTCATTAGCAGACAGTGTTGTTTTGGCTTATACCATTCCGAACTTTCTGTATCTAGTACTTGGCGGGGCGGTTACGACCGCCTACATTAGCATCTATAGTAAAATGGCGAACGATACAGAGAAGCAGCGCTTTCACAATACTGTATTTACATATATGTTGATTTTCTTATTATTGCTCACGGCAGGATTAATGCTGTTTTCAAAACCAATTGTCGCATTCTTTTTTTCAGGCCTCGCCGGTTCGCAGTTGATGATGACGTCGCAGCTTTTTGTTATCACGGCTCCGTCTGCGCTCTTTCTTGTTTTTTCGATGTGGTTTTCTGGCATTTTAAACGCGCAAAATCAATTTTATGGCGCTGCTGTTGCGACATTGGTGAATAACGGGATGTTTGTGCTGCTGGTCGTGCTGCTTTATCCTTTTTGCGGCATTTATGCATATGGATGGGGAGCGGTGGCAAGTGCCGCGGTGATGCTGATGATTTTGTTTGTTCAGCTGCGGAAAAACAACTTGCACTGTTTTCGGTTTCAATTGGTGTCGACGGAGCCGGAATACATCGCTAGAATGTTAAAAATTGCGATACCTGTCTTATTTGGCGGCGCGACGCTGCAATTATATATTTTTATTCAGCGCATGTTTGCCTCACAGCTCGAGGCCGGTTATGTGGCGGCTTTAAACTATGCTTTGAAATTTGTCCAACTACCGCAAGTGATTTTAATGACTAGCGTAACGACAGTGATCTACCCAATGCTTGCCAAAAAAACAGCGGAGAAGGATTATGATGGCATTTCATCGATATTTTTCCGCGGGCTGAAATCGCTATTTATGATTATTATTCCTGTTTCGATTTTTGTTTATTTTTACGCCGAAGAAATGGTAAAGCTAATTTTTGAATATGGCTCATTTACGGCGCAATCGACAAAAATGACGGCGATGATGCTGAAAATTTTTATCATCGGGATGTTCGCCCAAGCTGCCAATCTGTTTGTTACCCGATTTTTTTATGCGATGGAAAAATCGCTCGTTCCAGTAGCTACCGGAATAATTTCCGTGTTTGGCGTCAATATTTTGATTATTAAGCTGTTCATTGGAAAATATGGGGCGGATGCTGTGGCATGGGGAACGACGATTAGCGCTATTGTTCAATTTCTGATGCTGATTGTTGCAAGCGTAGTACAGCTGCGCCTTCAACCTAAAAAAGAAACTCAGTGGCTTCGGCTTTTCTTGTATGCTATTTGTGCAACGATTGCCGCATCAATGATTCGTAAATATGTAGATTTTCACAATCATATTGCGAATATTTCCATAGGCGGGCTCACGTTTTTTCTCTTTTCTTTTCTTTTGCTAAAATCATTCCGCTTAATGTCTTTTCAACGGCTGCCGATGATGAAATAG
- a CDS encoding MraY family glycosyltransferase produces MLYLWMTLLICFACSVVLTPIVKKLAFVVGATDKPNYRKVHQKVMPRLGGLAIYISFLIGYSILRPWNEDWVYILLGSLIIVIIGVLDDIYELPAKIKFLGQLIAAFIVVVIGGVQVTFINLPFGGELHFGILSIPISIIWIVGITNAINLIDGLDGLAAGVSAIALITISGMAIIMGDWFVSSVGLIMLGSTLGFLLYNFHPAKIFMGDTGALFLGYMISVLALLGFKNVTFISFVIPVLILGVPISDTFFAIIRRIVKKQPLSAPDKSHLHHCLLRLGYSHRQTVLIIYGMSALFGLIAIILSQAAVWVSMIILAVVLLALELVAEKIGLVDSNYRPILKIVRVIRYAGGKQN; encoded by the coding sequence ATGTTATATTTATGGATGACGCTGCTTATATGTTTTGCCTGTTCGGTTGTTTTAACTCCAATTGTAAAAAAATTAGCGTTTGTTGTTGGAGCGACTGATAAGCCAAACTATCGGAAGGTGCACCAGAAAGTAATGCCGCGTTTAGGCGGTTTAGCGATATATATCAGCTTTTTGATCGGTTATTCAATTTTGCGTCCATGGAATGAAGACTGGGTGTATATTTTGCTTGGAAGCTTGATTATTGTTATTATCGGTGTTCTTGATGACATTTATGAACTTCCGGCAAAAATAAAGTTTTTAGGTCAGCTTATCGCCGCATTTATTGTGGTGGTCATTGGCGGGGTGCAAGTCACCTTCATCAACCTTCCGTTTGGAGGAGAGCTGCACTTTGGGATATTGAGCATCCCGATCTCCATTATTTGGATTGTGGGAATCACCAATGCCATTAACTTAATCGATGGGCTTGACGGACTAGCCGCGGGAGTGTCTGCGATTGCCTTAATTACTATTTCTGGAATGGCGATCATTATGGGCGACTGGTTCGTTTCCTCAGTAGGGTTAATTATGCTTGGAAGCACGTTGGGATTTTTATTATATAATTTCCATCCAGCGAAAATTTTTATGGGCGATACAGGCGCTTTGTTTTTGGGATATATGATTTCCGTATTGGCATTGTTGGGGTTTAAAAACGTCACATTCATCTCATTTGTCATCCCTGTGCTAATTTTAGGAGTGCCGATTTCAGACACCTTTTTTGCAATCATTCGCCGAATAGTCAAAAAGCAGCCTTTATCTGCGCCAGACAAATCACATTTGCATCATTGTTTGCTTCGGCTTGGATATAGTCATCGCCAAACGGTCCTTATTATTTATGGCATGAGCGCTTTGTTTGGACTCATAGCGATTATTTTATCGCAGGCTGCTGTATGGGTATCGATGATCATACTGGCTGTTGTTTTGCTTGCTCTTGAATTAGTGGCAGAAAAAATTGGCCTAGTTGACAGCAATTATCGCCCGATTTTAAAAATTGTGCGGGTCATTCGCTATGCCGGCGGAAAGCAAAATTAA